A window from Dama dama isolate Ldn47 chromosome 11, ASM3311817v1, whole genome shotgun sequence encodes these proteins:
- the CAD gene encoding CAD protein isoform X2 produces MAALVLEDGSVLRGQPFGAAVSTAGEVVFQTGMVGYPEALTDPSYKAQILVLTYPLIGNYGIPPDEVDEFGLSKWFESSGIHVAGLVVGECCPTPSHWSATCTLHEWLQQRGIPGLQGVDTRELTKKLREQGSLLGKLVQDGTEPSTLPFLDPNARPLVPEVSTKVPRVFNAGGTPRILALDCGLKYNQVRCLCQRGAEVTVVPWDHTLDSQEYEGLFLSNGPGDPASYPSLVSTLSRVLSEPNPRPIFGICLGHQLLALAIGAKTYKMRYGNRGHNQPCLLVGSGRCFLTSQNHGFAVETDSLPASWLPLFTNANDHSNEGIVHESLPFFSVQFHPEHQAGPSDMELLFDIFLETVKEATAGNPGGQTVRERLAERLCLPGIPTPGSGLTAPRKVLILGSGGLSIGQAGEFDYSGSQAIKALKEENIQTLLINPNIATVQTSQGLADKVYFLPITPHYVTQVIRNERPDGVLLTFGGQTALNCGVELTKAGVLARYGVRVLGTPVETIELTEDRRAFASRMAEIGEHVAPSEAANSLEQAQAAAERLGYPVLVRAAYALGGLGSGFASNKEELSALVAPAFAHTSQVLVDKSLKGWKEIEYEVVRDAYGNCVTVCNMENLDPLGIHTGESIVVAPSQTLNDREYQLLRQTAIKVTQHLGIVGECNVQYALNPESEQYYIIEVNARLSRSSALASKATGYPLAYVAAKLALGIPLPELRNSVTGGTAAFEPSLDYCVVKIPRWDLSKFLRVSTKIGSCMKSVGEVMGIGRSFEEAFQKALRMVDENCVGFDHTVKPVSDMELETPTDKRIFVVAAALWAGYSVDRLYELTRIDRWFLHRMKRIIAHTQLLEQHRGQPLPPDLLHQAKRLGFSDKQIALAVLSTELAVRKLRQELGICPAVKQIDTVAAEWPAQTNYLYLTYWGTTHDLSFRTPHVLVLGSGVYRIGSSVEFDWCAVGCIQQLRKMGYKTIMVNYNPETVSTDYDMCDRLYFDEISFEVVMDIYELENPEGVILSMGGQLPNNMAMALHRQQCRVLGTSPEAIDSAENRFKFSRLLDTIGISQPQWRELSDLESARQFCQTVGYPCVVRPSYVLSGAAMNVAYTDGDLERFLSSAAAVSKEHPVVISKFIQEAKEIDVDAVACDGVVAAIAISEHVENAGVHSGDATLVTPPQDITAKTLERIKAIVHAVGQELQVTGPFNLQLIAKDDQLKVIECNVRVSRSFPFVSKTLGVDLVALATRVIMGEEVEPVGLMTGSGVVGVKVPQFSFSRLAGADVVLGVEMTSTGEVAGFGESRCEAYLKAMLSTGFKIPKKNILLTIGSYKNKSELLPTVRLLESLGYSLYASLGTADFYTEHGVKVTAVDWHFEEAVDGECPPQRSILEQLAEKNFELVINLSMRGAGGRRLSSFVTKGYRTRRLAADFSVPLIIDIKCTKLFVEALGQIGPAPPLKVHVDCMTSQKLVRLPGLIDVHVHLREPGGTHKEDFASGTAAALAGGVTMVCAMPNTRPPITDAPALALAQKLAEAGARCDYALFLGASSENAGTLGTVAGSAAGLKLYLNETFSELRLDSVVQWMEHFETWPSHLPIVAHAERQSVAAILMVAQLTQRSVHICHVARKEEILLIKAAKAQGLPVTCEVAPHHLFLSRDDLERLGRGKGEVRPELGSREDVEALWENMAVIDCFASDHAPHTMEEKCGPRPPPGFPGLETMLPLLLTAVSEGRLSLDDVLQRLHHNPRRIFHLPPQEDTYVEVDLEHEWTVPSHMPFSKAHWTPFEGQKVKGTVRRVVLRGEVAYIDGQVLVPPGYGQDVRKWPQGAVPQLTPSAPAASELTTTPERPRRSGPALPDGRFHLPPRIHRASDPGLPAEEPKEKTSRKAAEPELMGTLDGICYPPPPVPRQASPQNLGTPGLLHPQTSPLLHSLVGQHILSVQQFTKDQMSHLFNVAHTLRMMVQKERSLDILKGKVMASMFYEVSTRTSSSFAAAMARLGGAVLSFSEATSSVQKGESLADSVQTMSCYADVVVLRHPQPGAVELAAKHCRRPVINAGDGVGEHPTQALLDIFTIREELGTVNGMTITMVGDLKHGRTVHSLACLLTQYRVSLRYVAPPSLRMPPDVRAFVASRGTKQEEFESIEEALPDTDVLYMTRIQKERFGSTQEYEACFGQFILTPHIMTRAKKKMVVMHPMPRVNEISVEVDSDPRAAYFRQAENGMYIRMALLATVLGRF; encoded by the exons ATGGCCGCCCTGGTGTTGGAGGACGGGTCGGTCCTGCGGGGCCAGCCTTTTGGGGCCGCTGTGTCGACTGCCGGGGAAGTGG TGTTTCAAACCGGTATGGTCGGCTACCCCGAGGCCCTGACTGACCCTTCCTACAAAGCACAGATCTTAGTGCTGACATACCCCCTGATTGGTAACTACGGCATCCCCCCAGATGAAGTGGATGAGTTTGGGCTCAGCAAG TGGTTTGAATCCTCGGGGATCCACGTGGCAGGACTGGTGGTGGGAGAGTGCTGTCCCACGCCCAGCCACTGGAGTGCCACCTGCACTCTGCACGAGTGGCTGCAACAGCGTGGCATACCCGGCCTGCAAG GAGTTGACACTCGGGAGCTGACTAAGAAGCTGCGAGAGCAAGGGTCTCTGCTGGGCAAGTTGGTCCAGGATGGGACAGAACCTTCAACCCTGCCCTTCTTGGACCCCAATGCCCGCCCTCTGGTGCCGGAGGTCTCCACTAAG GTTCCACGGGTATTCAATGCAGGGGGTACCCCTCGGATCCTTGCTTTGGACTGTGGCCTCAAGTACAATCAGGTCCGATGCTTGTGCCAGCGTGGGGCAGAGGTCACTGTGGTACCCTGGGACCACACATTAGACAGTCAAG AGTATGAGGGTCTCTTCCTGAGTAATGGCCCTGGTGATCCCGCCTCCTATCCCAGCTTGGTATCCACACTGAGCCGTGTTTTATCTGAACCAAACCCCCGACCTATCTTCGGGATCTGTCTGGGACACCAGCTGTTGGCCTTAGCCATTGGGGCCAAGACTTACAAGATGAG ATACGGGAACCGAGGCCATAACCAGCCATGCTTGCTGGTGGGCTCCGGGCGCTGCTTTCTAACATCCCAGAACCATGGATTTGCtgtggaaacagactcactgCCAGCAAGCTGGCTTCCTCTCTTCACCAATGCCAATGATCACTCCAACGAAGGCATCGTACATGAGAGCCTGCCCTTCTTCAG TGTCCAGTTTCACCCAGAGCATCAAGCTGGCCCTTCAGATATGGAACTTCTTTTTGACATTTTTCTGGAAACTGTGAAAGAAGCTACAGCTGGGAACCCTGGGGGCCAGACAG TTCGAGAGCGGCTGGCTGAGCGCCTCTGTCTCCCTGGGATTCCCACCCCAGGCTCTGGGCTTACAGCACCACGAAAGGTTCTGATTCTGGGCTCAGGGGGCCTCTCCATCGGCCAGGCCGGCGAGTTTGACTACTCAGGCTCTCAG GCGATCAAGgccctgaaggaggaaaacaTTCAGACATTGCTGATCAACCCTAACATCGCTACCGTGCAGACCTCACAGGGGCTGGCGGACAAGGTCTATTTCCTCCCCATAACACCTCACTACGTAACCCAG gtgATACGTAATGAGCGCCCAGATGGTGTGTTACTGACTTTTGGGGGCCAAACAgctctgaactgtggtgtggagctGACCAAGGCTGGGGTGCTCGCTCGGTATGGAGTCCGGGTCCTGGgcacccctgtggagaccattgAGTTGACTGAGGATCGGCGTGCCTTCGCCTCCAGGATGGCAGAGATTGGAGAGCACGTGGCCCCCAGCGAGGCAGCGAATTCTCTTGAGCAG GCCCAGGCAGCTGCTGAGAGACTGGGGTACCCTGTGCTGGTGCGCGCAGCCTATGCCTTGGGTGGCCTGGGCTCTGGCTTTGCCTCTAACAAAGAGGAGCTGTCTGCTCTCGTGGCCCCAGCTTTTGCCCATACCAGCCAAGTGCTGGTAGACAAGTCCCTGAAAGGATGGAAGGAGATTGAGTATGAGGTGGTGAGAGACGCCTATGGCAACTGTGTCACG GTGTGTAACATGGAGAACCTAGACCCGCTGGGTATCCACACCGGGGAGTCCATCGTGGTGGCTCCAAGCCAGACGCTAAATGACAGGGAGTACCAGCTACTGAGGCAGACAGCCATCAAGGTGACTCAGCACCTCGGAATCGTCGGGGAGTGCAACGTGCAGTACGCCCTGAACCCTGAGTCTGAGCAG TACTACATCATTGAAGTGAATGCCAGGCTCTCTCGCAGCTCTGCCCTAGCCAGTAAGGCCACAGGCTACCCATTGGCCTATGTGGCAGCCAAGCTGGCTTTAGGCATCCCTCTGCCAGAACTCAG GAATTCGGTGACAGGCGGAACAGCAGCCTTTGAACCCAGTCTGGATTACTGTGTGGTGAAGATTCCTCGCTGGGACCTCAGCAAGTTCCTCCGCGTCAGCACAAAGATTGGGAGCTGCATGAAGAGCGTGG GTGAAGTCATGGGCATTGGGCGTTCTTTTGAGGAGGCCTTCCAGAAGGCTCTGCGCATGGTGGATGAGAACTGCGTGGGCTTTGATCACACGGTCAAGCCTGTCAGTGATATG GAGTTGGAGACTCCAACAGACAAGCGCATCTTCGTGGTGGCAGCAGCCCTGTGGGCTGGCTACTCAGTGGATCGCCTTTATGAACTCACTCGCATCGACCGCTGGTTCTTGCACCGGATGAAGCGGATCATAGCACACACCCAGCTGCTGGAGCAACATCGTGGACAACCTTTGCCCCCAGACCTGCTGCATCAGGCCAAGCGCCTTGGCTTCTCAGACAAGCAGATTGCCCTCGCGGTCCTCAG CACAGAGCTGGCTGTTCGCAAGCTGCGTCAGGAACTAGGGATCTGCCCAGCAGTGAAGCAAATTGACACAGTTGCAGCTGAGTGGCCGGCCCAGACAAATTACTTGTACCTGACATACTGGGGCACCACCCATGACCTCAGCTTTCGAACACCTCATGTCCTGGTCCTTGGCTCTGGCGTCTACCGTATCGGCTCCAGCGTCGAGTTTGACTGGTGTGCTGTGGGCTGCATCCAGCAGCTCCGAAAG ATGGGGTATAAGACCATCATGGTGAACTACAACCCAGAGACAGTCAGCACCGACTACGACATGTGTGACCGACTCTACTTTGATGAAATCTCTTTTGAG GTGGTGATGGACATCTATGAGCTGGAGAACCCTGAAGGTGTGATCCTGTCCATGGGCGGGCAGCTGCCCAACAACATGGCCATGGCTTTGCATCGGCAGCAGTGTCGGGTTCTGGGCACCTCCCCAGAAGCCATTGACTCAGCTGAGAACCGTTTTAAGTTCTCCCGGCTCCTCGACACCATTGGTATCAGCCAGCCTCAGTGGAGGGAGCTCAGTGACCTAGAG TCTGCTCGCCAGTTCTGCCAGACCGTGGGGTACCCCTGTGTCGTGCGCCCCTCCTATGTGCTGAGCGGTGCTGCTATGAACGTGGCCTACACCGATGGGGACTTGGAGCGCTTCTTGAGCAGTGCAGCAGCTGTCTCCAAGGAGCACCCCGTGGTCATCTCCAAGTTCATCCAGGAGGCCAAG GAGATTGACGTGGATGCTGTGGCTTGTGATGGTGTGGTGGCAGCTATCGCCATCTCTGAACATGTGGAGAATGCAGGTGTGCATTCAGGTGATGCCACACTGGTGACCCCACCGCAGGACATCACTGCCAAAACTCTGGAGCGGATCAAAGCCATTGTGCATGCCGTGGGCCAGGAGCTGCAGGTCACAGGACCCTTCAATCTGCAGCTCATTGCCAAG GACGACCAGCTGAAAGTCATTGAATGCAACGTGCGTGTGTCTCGCTCCTTCCCCTTCGTCTCCAAGACACTAGGTGTGGACCTAGTAGCCTTGGCGACACGGGTCATCATGGGGGAAGAAGTGGAGCCTGTGGGACTCATGACTGGCTCTGGAGTTGTGGGGGTGAAG GTGCCCCAGTTCTCATTCTCCCGCCTGGCGGGGGCTGACGTGGTGCTGGGTGTGGAGATGACCAGTACCGGGGAAGTGGCTGGCTTTGGGGAGAGCCGCTGCGAGGCCTACCTTAAGGCCATGCTCAGCACTGGTTTTAAGATCCCCAAGAAGAACATTTTGCTGACCATTGGCAGCTATAAG AACAAAAGTGAGTTGCTCCCAACTGTGAGGCTGCTGGAGAGCCTGGGCTACAGCCTCTACGCCAGCCTGGGCACCGCTGACTTCTACACAGAGCATGGCGTCAAG GTGACGGCTGTGGACTGGCATTTTGAAGAGGCAGTGGATGGAGAGTGCCCACCACAGCGAAGCATCTTAGAGCAGCTCGCTGAGAAAAACTTTGAGCTCGTGATTAACCTGTCTATGCGTGGGGCCGGGGGCCGGCGTCTTTCTTCCTTTGTCACCAAGGGCTACCGCACGCGGCGCCTGGCCGCTGACTTCTCCGTACCCCTCATCATTGATATCAAGTGCACCAAACTGTTTGTGGAG GCGCTGGGACAGATCGGACCAGCCCCTCCTTTGAAGGTGCACGTTGACTGCATGACCTCCCAGAAGCTTGTGCGGCTACCTG GACTGATCGACGTCCATGTGCACCTGCGGGAACCAGGGGGGACACACAAGGAGGACTTTGCCTCGGGTACAGCTGCTGCCCTCGCCGGGGGTGTCACCATGGTGTGTGCCATGCCTAATACCCGGCCCCCCATCACCGACgcccctgccctggccctggCGCAGAAG CTGGCAGAGGCCGGCGCCCGCTGCGACTATGCCTTATTCCTCGGAGCCTCGTCAGAAAATGCAGGGACCCTGGGCACCGTGGCTGGGTCTGCTGCGGGGCTGAAGCTCTACCTCAACGAGACCTTCTCTGAACTGCGGCTGGACAGTGTGGTCCAGTGGATGGAG CACTTCGAGACAtggccctcccacctccccatcgTGGCCCACGCTGAGCGGCAGAGTGTCGCAGCCATCCTCATGGTGGCCCAGCTGACCCAGCGCTCGGTGCACATCTGTCACGTGGCACGGAAGGAGGAG ATCCTGCTGATTAAAGCGGCAAAGGCGCAGGGGCTGCCGGTGACCTGTGAGGTGGCACCCCACCATCTGTTCCTGAGCCGTGATGACCTGGAGCGTCTGGGGCGCGGGAAGGGGGAGGTTCGGCCCGAGCTTGGCTCCCGGGAAGACGTAGAAGCCCTATGGGAGAACATGGCCGTCATCGACTGCTTTGCCTCCGACCACG ccccccacaccATGGAGGAGAAGTGTGGGCCCCGGCCTCCCCCCGGCTTCCCAGGGCTGGAGACCATGCTGCCCCTGCTGCTGACGGCAGTGAGCGAGGGCCGGCTCAGCCTGGACGACGTGCTGCAGCGACTGCACCACAACCCTCGGCGCATCTTCCACCTGCCCCCCCAGGAGGACACCTATGTGGag GTGGATCTGGAGCATGAATGGACAGTCCCCAGccacatgcccttctccaaggccCACTGGACACCCTTTGAAGGGCAGAAGGTGAAGGGCACTGTCCGCCGTGTGGTCCTGCGCGGGGAGGTGGCCTATATTGACGGGCAG GTGCTGGTGCCACCGGGCTACGGACAGGACGTCCGCAAGTGGCCACAGGGTGCTGTTCCGCAGCTCACGCCCTCGGCCCCGGCTGCCAGTGAGCTAACCACG ACCCCGGAGAGGCCCCGCCGCAGCGGCCCAGCACTCCCCGATGGCCGCTTCCACCTACCTCCCCGGATCCACCGAGCCTCCGACCCAGGTTTGCCAG CTGAGGAGCCAAAGGAGAAGACCTCCCGGAAGGCAGCTGAGCCAG AGCTGATGGGAACCCTTGATGGCATCTGCTACCCTCCACCACCAGTACCTAGACAGGCGTCACCCCAGAACCTGGGGACCCCTGGCCTGCTGCACCCCCAGACCTCACCCCTGCTGCACTCACTAGTGGGCCAACATATCCTGTCCGTCCAGCAGTTCACCAAGGATCAG ATGTCTCACCTGTTCAACGTGGCACACACGCTGCGCATGATGGTACAGAAGGAGCGGAGCCTCGACATCCTCAAG GGGAAGGTGATGGCCTCCATGTTCTACGAGGTGAGCACGCGGACCAGCAGCTCCTTTGCAGCAGCCATGGCCCGGCTCGGGGGCGCCGTGCTCAGCTTCTCCGAAGCCACGTCCTCCGTCCAGAAGGGCGAGTCCTTGGCTGACTCGGTGCAGACCATGAGCTGCTACGCCGACGTCGTCGTGCTGCGGCACCCCCAGCCCGGGGCGGTGGAG CTGGCAGCCAAGCACTGCCGGAGGCCAGTGATCAACGCAGGGGACGGGGTTGGAGAGCACCCTACCCAGGCCTTGCTGGACATCTTCACCATCCGGGAGGAGCTTGGGACGGTCAACGGCATGACA ATCACGATGGTGGGCGACCTGAAGCATGGCCGCACCGTGCATTCGCTGGCCTGCCTGCTCACCCAGTACCGCGTCAGCCTGCGCTACGTGGCGCCCCCTAGCCTGCGCATGCCCCCTGACGTGCGGGCCTTCGTGGCCTCCCGTGGCACCAAGCAG GAGGAATTTGAGAGCATCGAGGAGGCGCTGCCGGACACCGACGTGCTCTACATGACGCGCATCCAGAAGGAGCGCTTCGGCTCCACCCAGGAGTATGAAGCA TGCTTTGGCCAGTTCATCCTCACTCCGCACATCATGACCCGGGCCAAGAAGAAGATGGTGGTGATGCACCCAATGCCCCGTGTCAATGAGATCAG TGTGGAGGTGGACTCAGATCCCCGAGCTGCCTACTTCCGCCAGGCAGAGAACGGCATGTACATCCGCATGGCTCTATTGGCCACTGTGCTGGGCCGCTTCTAG